GCGTGGAAGCGGGAGGTTCTGGATAAATGCTCAACGCTGCGCACCCCGTAGTCCTTCTTTGCTCTGGATCCGTTTGACGACCGTAATTCGCAACAGGATTTGCCGTGCTGAAGACTTATCCGTTTCCTTAAACGGCGTGTACGTGGAAATAGAGGTTCGTCAAACGGTCTTTCAAGAAGCAGTAACTGAAAGGCGCTTTTGAGGTACGAACGCGACTGATGATAGAAAAGAAACAGAAGGCTTTTTAAGTCTGTAAACAGGATTGTGAAATATAGCGTAGTGCGCGTGACAACACCGATTATTAGAAGATATGGAAGAAGTTGTGCGGATTGTGGAAGAGGAAGGTGTGAAATATACAAATCCAATTGTAATAGAGGGCCTACCCGACGTGGGTCTGGTAGGCACAATCGCAGCCTCTTACATCGTGGAGAAGCTGGATTTTAAGGAGATCGGGCATATCGAATCTGATTTGTTCCCGCCCGTTATGGTCATACACAACGGCAATTTGAAGGATCCGTTCAGGATATACAGCGCTGAGGATGGGTCTGTAGTGGTGGTGCTATCCGAAGTTGCCGTGCCGCCAAAGGCGGTTTATCCTCTGACTACTGCGCTGGCTGAGTGGTTTAGCACGATAACGGTGAAAGATCAGGTTATATCGATAAAAGGACTGCCGGTGAAGAACCGAATGGACATAGAGAACCCGGAAGTGTTCGGTATCGGAAACAACGAAGGCGCCGTTGCGGAGCTCAAGGCTAAGCAGATGGATCTCCTGGAGGAGGGGTTCATCGCGGGTACGTATGCAATGCTGCTGAGGGAATGCTGGAAAAAGAAGATAAGTGCGATTTCCTTACTCGCCCAGTGCTACCCGGTGTATCCTGATCCCGGCGCGGCGGCTTCGGCTATCGAGACCGTCAAGAAATTCGTACCGAGTCTCGCCGTGGACGTTAGTGAATTATTAGAGAACGCAGAGGAGATAAAGCTCAAAGCTCGTGACCTCATGCAGCAGACAGCGCTCTCAGCGTCTGAGATGCAGAAGGATATGGAGCAGGATATGCCCATTATGTACCAGTAAGTAGCGGATGAGGGGACGCCACATGAAGCAGGAGATGAGGATAAATAGGTAAGGACTGGGATAAAGAGGGGTAGAAAAATGGAGATAGAGAGGCGGATTTTAAAGGCGACATGGGGCCATAATGGCAATTTAGTGCCGCTTTACGAATTGGAAGATGAAAATGATGCGTTCCTGGTCACGTTTGACCTGCCACGAGTGAGTAAGGAGAACGTAGAGATCAATACGACCGAGTATACGGTAGAGGTAATAGCAAAGATGAGCAATGCCGTTTGCTGGGAGCGGTGGGGGATTGTCCAGAAGAAGATAACCTTCCAGTCTTTCAGGAAACAGATTCGGTTGCCCGAACCCATAGAGCCGGAAAAGGCGCACGCGTCTTTCAAGAACGGCATTCTCAGGATTACGTTACCGAAAATACGACGGAAGGTACAGATTACTGTAGAATAAAGGAGAATAACCTGAATCGCACGCGTTCGTTCTAGATAGGCAGGCGTTCTAATCAATCCATCACGTTCAGCGAGAAGCCCAGGCTCTTAGCCGAATGGGTGATCATACCGATTGAAACGACATCAACACCAGCGGATGCAAAATCTTCTACATTCTCTTCATTTATCCCGCCTGACGCTTCCACGATCAGATTTTCGCGAAGCCCTCGCTCGGTCAGCAATCCCACGCACTCTTTCACGTCCGCAGGTGTCATGTTATCCAGCATGATGATATCAACGTGTAATTCCGCCGCTTGGAGCGCTTCCGCTATGCTTTCCACTTCGACCTCGATCTTGCGTGTGAAGCTGATAACTTCTTTCGCCCTTTTTACCGCGTTCTCCAGCCCCATGAACTTTATGTGATTATCTTTTATAATCACCGCCTCGTACAGCCCGAATCGATGCGGGTCGCCACCGCCGAGGGTTATCGCCTTCTTCTCGTATTTCCGGAAGCCCGGCGTGGTCTTCCTCGTACCCGCTACCCGTACGTGCTCGTTGACCGCTTTCGCTTTGGTTACAAACAGGTTCGTTAACGTCGCTATACCGCTCATTCTGCCTAATATGTTCAGTAAAAGCCGTTCTGCCTTCAAGATCTTCGCACCGGGCCCCTTCATTATCAGAACCGTATCATCGCTCTTTACCCTATCCCCGTCCGTGAATTCGGAGGAATAGTGCACGGAGAAATAGTCACAGATCTGTTCCACCTCAGCCAAACCCGCAAGGATGCCGTCTTCCTTCACCACTATCTCCGCCTTGCAATCGGTATACGGCACTATCTCTTCGTAGTCCTCGTACCCTACATCCTCCTCCAGAAAGTTTTCTATCTCCTTCAGCAGCATCTCCAACTAAAACTTATCTTTTAAAGTAAAGAATGTTTATTCAAAATTTCCCTTTTAGCAGGGGGCTCTTCATTGTAAAAAGATGTCGAAAATAAAAGTAGGCGTGGTTGGCTGCGGCGCGATCGGAAGTGAGATCTGCAAGGCGATAGACTCGGATGAAGTGAACGGGCATGCGTTAGGCTTGGAGATGGAGCTGAAACTGTTGATCGATTTCCATCCGGAGCGAATAGCGCGACTGCGTGAAAGTCTACGCACGACGCCGGAGCTAACAAGAACCAGTAGCACAGAACTGGATGATGTACTCGACGAGGTTGATTTGGTGATTGAGTGCGCATCGCAGGCTGCGGTTCGTGAATTTATGATTCCCGTATTAAAACGGGGAAAGGACGTGATGATCCTGAGTGTCGGCGCACTCCTGTGCGACACCGGCCTCTTTGAAGAAATTGAGCGTATCTCGAAGGATAAAGGCGGTCGTGTGTATATCCCGTCGGGTGCGGTGGCGGGGATAGACGGGCTGAAATCCGGTGCCGTTGGCGGCATCCGCTCTGTGGAATTAACGACAAGAAAGCCGCCACGAGGGTTCGAGGGTAACGAATATGTTAGAGAACGAGGCATAGATCTGGGCGCGATAACGGAGGAACAAACGCTGTTCTCCGGTTCCGCGCTGGAGGCGGTGAAGCATTTCCCTGAGAATATAAACGTCGCTGCTTCGCTCAGCCTTGCGGGTATCGGTCCCGAGGCGACGAAGGTGCGGATAGTTGCAGATCCTGCAGCGAGAAAGAACAAGCA
This genomic window from Methanomicrobia archaeon contains:
- the nadC gene encoding carboxylating nicotinate-nucleotide diphosphorylase, whose translation is MLLKEIENFLEEDVGYEDYEEIVPYTDCKAEIVVKEDGILAGLAEVEQICDYFSVHYSSEFTDGDRVKSDDTVLIMKGPGAKILKAERLLLNILGRMSGIATLTNLFVTKAKAVNEHVRVAGTRKTTPGFRKYEKKAITLGGGDPHRFGLYEAVIIKDNHIKFMGLENAVKRAKEVISFTRKIEVEVESIAEALQAAELHVDIIMLDNMTPADVKECVGLLTERGLRENLIVEASGGINEENVEDFASAGVDVVSIGMITHSAKSLGFSLNVMD
- a CDS encoding proteasome assembly chaperone family protein, coding for MEEVVRIVEEEGVKYTNPIVIEGLPDVGLVGTIAASYIVEKLDFKEIGHIESDLFPPVMVIHNGNLKDPFRIYSAEDGSVVVVLSEVAVPPKAVYPLTTALAEWFSTITVKDQVISIKGLPVKNRMDIENPEVFGIGNNEGAVAELKAKQMDLLEEGFIAGTYAMLLRECWKKKISAISLLAQCYPVYPDPGAAASAIETVKKFVPSLAVDVSELLENAEEIKLKARDLMQQTALSASEMQKDMEQDMPIMYQ
- a CDS encoding aspartate dehydrogenase, which produces MSKIKVGVVGCGAIGSEICKAIDSDEVNGHALGLEMELKLLIDFHPERIARLRESLRTTPELTRTSSTELDDVLDEVDLVIECASQAAVREFMIPVLKRGKDVMILSVGALLCDTGLFEEIERISKDKGGRVYIPSGAVAGIDGLKSGAVGGIRSVELTTRKPPRGFEGNEYVRERGIDLGAITEEQTLFSGSALEAVKHFPENINVAASLSLAGIGPEATKVRIVADPAARKNKHEIKAKGEFGDLFVRVKNVPSATNPKTSYLAALSAIATLKRVSHSIQLGT
- a CDS encoding Hsp20/alpha crystallin family protein, with protein sequence MEIERRILKATWGHNGNLVPLYELEDENDAFLVTFDLPRVSKENVEINTTEYTVEVIAKMSNAVCWERWGIVQKKITFQSFRKQIRLPEPIEPEKAHASFKNGILRITLPKIRRKVQITVE